From the genome of Miscanthus floridulus cultivar M001 chromosome 10, ASM1932011v1, whole genome shotgun sequence, one region includes:
- the LOC136486853 gene encoding putative F-box protein PP2-B12, with amino-acid sequence MEDIRLPADVLTSVMSRAATAPRAACIAAMVSPAFRSAADSDTVWSRFLPADLAPLVYPSPPPRSKKELFLRLSGTHVLLEDGLTSAWLHRETGAMCYMVAARAMHIVWGDSPQYWRWIPRQDSRFPECAELLAVCWLDFSGSIESRMLSENTRYAAYLVFKMDDDCYGLDSPLQVASICIGQDEISSHPVRLQNNIGNEQNDGAEEGAAPRLPMERPDGWMELEIGEWDNHGGEDKQVCARVRETTYGGNWKKGLILQGVEIRPKN; translated from the exons ATGGAGGACATTCGGCTGCCGGCGGACGTCCTCACGTCGGTGATGTCCCGCGCCGCCACGGCGCCGCGGGCTGCATGCATCGCCGCCATGGTGTCCCCGGCGTTTCGCTCCGCGGCTGACTCCGACACCGTCTGGTCGCGTTTCCTCCCGGCCGACCTCGCGCCGCTCGTCtacccgtcgccgccgccacgcTCCAAGAAGGAGCTCTTCCTCCGCCTCTCCGGGACCCATGTCCTCCTCGAGGACGGCCTCACG AGCGCGTGGCTGCATAGGGAGACCGGCGCCATGTGCTACATGGTTGCGGCGAGGGCTATGCACATTGTATGGGGCGACTCACCGCAATACTGGCGGTGGATCCCGCGCCAAGACTCTAG GTTCCCAGAATGCGCTGAACTGTTGGCGGTTTGTTGGCTGGACTTCAGCGGCTCCATAGAAAGCAGGATGCTATCCGAAAACACGCGCTACGCCGCCTACCTAGTGTTCAAGATGGACGATGACTGCTACGGCCTAGATTCTCCACTGCAGGTGGCATCAATCTGCATTGGACAAGACGAAATATCATCCCACCCAGTCCGCCTGCAGAACAACATAGGCAACGAACAGAACGACGGCGCCGAGGAAGGAGCTGCTCCTCGGCTTCCCATGGAGAGGCCCGATGGGTGGATGGAGCTGGAGATAGGGGAGTGGGACAACCACGGAGGTGAAGACAAACAGGTTTGCGCAAGAGTGAGAGAGACCACGTATGGAGGCAACTGGAAGAAAGGCCTTATTTTGCAGGGTGTTGAGATAAGACCTAAGAACTAA